The Gemella haemolysans ATCC 10379 genome contains the following window.
AGTCGTTGTAGCTGAATTAGATGGAAAAACAATTGTAGAAGTACCAGCTAAAGTAATGGTAGTAGATCCTAAGACACAATATGTGTTTGAAGATCCTGCTAAACCACAACCATCAGCTGATGAAAGTATTGATCCTGAACAATACCCAGAAGGTACTAAATTCACTTATAAAGATGGTGATGTAGACACAACAACACCTGGAGACAAGAAAGTAACAGTAGTAGCTAAAGATGGTGAAGATAAACTTGTAGAAGTACCTGCAGTTGTTAAAGTATTACCATTAGTGAAACCAGAAGGGTTAACAGTTCTTAAAGGAAGCGAAAACTTAGAAGCTGCAGTTAAAGCTAAAGCCGAAGAAGTAGTAGCTGCATTACCAAAAGATAAACTTCCAGAAGGTGTAACTGTAAAAGTTAAAGAAGTGAAAGCAGGAACTACACCAACAACAGCTGAAGTAACTGAAACAGGAAAACCAAAACCAGCAACAGTTGTTATTGAATATACTGATGATAAAGGAAATGTTGTTGGAACTAAAGAAGTAGAAGTACCAGTAACAGTAGTAGGTTCAACACCTAAACCAGTAGTACTATTCGAAGGTGAAAAACCAACAAAAGCTAAAGATGCAGTAACACCAGGACAAGGTGGAACAGTTGGAGAACCAACAACATTACCAGAAACAGCTGGAAAAGCAGGAGCTACAGATGTAACAGTAGAAGTACCAGTAACTTACCCAGGAATTAAAGACCCTGAGAAAGTAACAGTACCAGTAACAGTATTACCAGTAGCTAAAGGTGAAGTAACAGTAGCTAAGAATACAACTCCAGACAAACTGAAAGAATTAGCAAAAGCAAAAGCTGAAGAAGCAGTTCAAGCAAAAGACTTTACAGATAAATTACCAAAAGGTGCAACAGTAACTGTAGGTGATGTAACAAAAGCTATAGAAGACACAGTAACTGCTAAAAAAGGAACTGGAGTAACGACAGTAGAAGTACCAGTAACATACACAGTTGATGGAAAAGACTACACAACTACAATCCCTGTAACAGTAAATGTTAAAGGTTCAGATGTTAAACCTGTATACGTTGTAGAAGGTGACCAACCAAAAGCTGAAGATGTAAACAAAGCAATCATCCCTGATACAGATGGAACTAAAACACCTGTAACTGATGAAGACATCAACAAAGCTATCCCAACAACAGAAGGTAAAGTTGGAGATAAAGATGTTAAAGTTACTACAAAAGTAACATATCCTAACAATGTTGAAGAACCAGTAACAGTACCAGTAACAGTATTACCAAAAGTTAAACCAGAAGGTGTAGTAGTACCGAAAAATAGTGATAAAACTGAATTAGCAAAAGTTGTTAAAGAAAAAGCAGAAGAAGCAGCTAAAAAACTTGAAGGTCTTCCAGAAGGTGTAACAGTTACAGTAACAAATGTTGAAACAACTCCTGGAACAGATAAAACAGGTGAACAAAAACCAGCAAAAGTACAAGTTAAATACACAGATAAAGATGGAAATGAAATTACTAAAGTAATTGAAGTGCCAGTCAATGTTGTAGAAGCTGTACCTACACCAGTCGAAACGCCAGTAACGAATACACCTTTAGCAAAAGAAGATATTGCTAAATATGTTAAAGTGCCAGAAGGTGGAAAAGTTACAAATGTAGAAAACTTACCAGACTTAACAACACCAGGTAAGAAAGCTCCAGTAAAAGTTACTGTAACATTACCAAATGGAAAAACAATTACAGTAGAAGTACCGGTAAATGTAACACCAGTTAAGGAAATCGAAACACCGGTAACTAATACACCATTAACACCAGAAGATTACACTAAAGGTATTAAGATTCCAGAAGGTGGAAAAGTAACGAATGTAGAAAACATTCCAGACTTAACAACACCAGGTAAGAAAGACCCAGTTAAAGTAACTGTAGAATTACCAAATGGAAAAGTAATTACAGTAGAAGTACCGGTAAATGTAACACCAGTTAAGGAAATCGAAACACCGGTAACGAAAACACCATTAACACCAGAAGATTACACTAAAGGTATTAAGATTCCAGAAGGTGGAAAAGTAACGAATGTAGAAAACATTCCAGACTTAACAACACCAGGTAAGAAAGACCCAGTTAAAGTAACTGTAGAATTACCAAATGGAAAAGTAATCACAGTAGAAGTACCGGTAACAGTAACACCAATTAAAGAAATTGTTAAGAATGTTGGAGACCCAATAACTAATGAAGACGTTGAGAAAAATGTTAAGATTCCAGAAGGTGGAAAAATTGTTTCTATCGGAGACAAACCAGGAACAGACACACCAGGTGTTAAACCAGTGGTTCCAGTAGTAATTGAATTACCAAATGGAAAACAAATTACAATAGAAGTACCAGTAATTGTTAAACCTAAAGTTACTCCAGTAGTAGTAACAGTAGGGACTCCAGTAACTGCAGAAGATGTTAAGAAACATGTAGACCTTCCAAAAGGATGGAAAGTTACTAAAGTTGGAGAAATCCCAACAACTGCAACACCAGGTGAAAAAACATCTGTAACTGTAGAAGTAGAATTACCAGATGGACGTAAAATTACAGTAGAAGTACCAGTAATTGTTACACCAAAAGTAAGTACAATTATCGTTCCTCAAGGAACACCTATTACTAAAGATGATGTTAAGAATCACATCGACTTACCAAAAGAACCAGGATGGGAAATTGTTGAAATCGGTGAAATTCCATCAACAATTCCAGCAGGAGTTAAACCAAGTGTTAAAGTTAAGGTTAAATTACCAAATGGAAAAGTAATTGAGTTAGAAGTACCTGTTATTTCAACACCAAAAGTAACACCAATCGAAGTAGAAGTAGGAACACCTATTACTAAAGATGATGTTAAGAAACACATTGAACTTCCTAAAGAGCCAGGATGGGAAATAGTTGAAGTAGGAGAAATCCCAACAACAGAAACACCAGGACAAAAAACAGCTGTTAAAGTTAAGGTTAAACTACCAACAGGTGAGATCGTTGAGTTAGAAGTACCGGTAACAGTAACACCAAAAGCGACACCAGCTCCAAGACCAACAGTAAAAACAACTCCAATAGTTGTAGAAGTAGGAACTCCAATTACTAAAGAGGATGTTATTAAACATGTTGAATTACCAAAAGGTGCTGAAATCGTAGAAGTTGGAGAAATCCCAACAACAGAAACAGCAGGACAAAAACCAAGTGTTAAAGTTAAAGTTAAATTACCAACAGGAGAAATTGTTGAAGTAGAAGTACCAGTAACAGTAACTCCTAAGAAAGAAACTCCAGCACCACGTCCTGAAAAACCGTCAACACCAGAAGTACCAGCTACTCCAGAAGCACCAAAAGCTCCTGTAGCTAAAACAGGAGAAAAAGTATTACCTAATACAGGTATAGCTGATGAAAACTCTGCATTAGCAGGATTAGGATTAGCAATTTTAGGATTAGTTGGACTAAGAAGAAGACGTAAACAAAAATAATAATAAAAAGAGAAGCGATTTGCTTCTCTTTTTATATATATTGAGATTGATAATGAAATGTCAAGAGAAGAAAGAGTTTAGAAGGAAATAAAAAAAAGAATCTAAACTAGTGTTAATGTTTAGATTCTTTTTTATGTTTATTTAGGTTTTTTCGAAATTAATGCTGAAAAGTCTAAATCATCGTATTTACTTTTATTTAGACCTGTTAAAGAATCGAAATCTGTATCAGGAAATAGTGGATCAAAATCGTCGAATTCAATATTAGAGATGTTAATGTTTGAGGGGTTGTCAAAAGTAAATTTGTTTGAATTAATTGTTTCAAAATAGGTATTATTATCCGCAATATTAAAAAATTTGTTAAGTTCTATCTGGTCACTATAACTTGGAGTTGTATGATTATCATCATAATTATACTCGATGGAAATTTCTCCAAAATTTTCGTTAGCTGATTCTTGCGGATTATAAAATAACACACCGTATTCTTCTAAGAGTTCCTCTTTTGAATAATTTTTTAAAGGATCTTCTATAGGTGAAATTGTACTTTCATATATTTTTTTGACAAGATTTTCATCTGTTTGAATTTTATTGTCTTCAATCTTCCAAGTTGAAATAAGTCTATGTATTATATCTAATTGTTCATCTGAAAGTAGATGAAGTTTTGATTTAATTTCATTTAGTTTTTCCATAACTTTATACTGCTTCTTTGTTTTCTTTTAAATATTCTATGTAGTCATTTCCCCAAATTTCTAATTCATTTAGTACTGATTGGAATTTTTTTCCGATATCAGTTAAGCTGTACTCAACTTTTGGTGGAATTTGAGCATAAACCTTACGATTTATTAATCTATCTTGTTCTAATTGCTTTAATTGTTTTGTTAATGTAGCTTGGGTAATTGTTCCTAGTGATCTTTGTAACTCATTAAATCTAACACTTTTATCCTCCAGTAGATGAAGAATTAATATTGTCCATTTTCCAGACAATATTTTTTGAGTTGTAAAAAAGGGGCAATTTCCAAAAGGTTCTTGTTGTTCCATAAAAAATCTCCTTAAAATTTCGTTGGTATTATACAATTCTATCTTAAAAGATACTTACTATTCTAAAAAAACGTACTTGATAAAATTTTGGTAAATATTATAATTATATATATAACAATTATAAAGCAAATAATAAAGTTTGGCAATAGCTAAAAAACGGAGGACATAACAATGACAGAAGCAAAAAATTTATATCAAAACAGAAGAAGTGTTTATGCACTAGGTAAAAATTTACCAATTT
Protein-coding sequences here:
- a CDS encoding winged helix-turn-helix transcriptional regulator encodes the protein MEQQEPFGNCPFFTTQKILSGKWTILILHLLEDKSVRFNELQRSLGTITQATLTKQLKQLEQDRLINRKVYAQIPPKVEYSLTDIGKKFQSVLNELEIWGNDYIEYLKENKEAV